CTGTAGAGCAAAGTTGTGTTCGCTCAGCCTCATGGAAGTTTTGGAAAGGCAATACTCTAAAGGTTCCCAGCACGGAGCTTTCGCACCAAAGTTCAAAGCTCTGGGATACACAGACCAGAGTTTAAGTGTaacaaaattaatattaatgCTCATTAAAAGTGGACAGCAAGTATTTCCTTAAAGGAAATTATGATTAAGCAAGTGCTAAAGTCTAAAAAAAATTGCTACATGATTTCCACCTATAAGAATAATGGTTTTCACACAGAGCTTTCCTCTTTGGATTCCTCCTCCCTTGCTTACttaagcaaaataaataaatacccaGCATAATACATAATCTGCCTCACTCCAATagcttttatttaatatttatctgGGTACTTGTTTCCTTACAAAAGCTTCCTGTACTCCATATGTTGCTGAAGAATAGTATCTGTCATTTAAGACTGCACTTCACCATCCCTTCCATACATAgctttaagtaaaaaaaaaacagaacaacTAGTCACCATCCCTTCCATACATAgctttaagtaaaaaaaaacagaacaacTAGTCAAAGTTACTCTCTTGTTAGGAGATGCAAGAgaaccatttttattttaatttatcctATTTCAGTGAAGTGCAATGctcaaagtgaagaaaaaacTAGCTACGCAGCTTATAACGAAGAGCTACAATTCACTCATAAAGCTGGCAAGCAGAGGAACCATGTACCAACTTCTGAAGTTATTTTGCCACGAATACAGCAGAGGTGAGAGCCTTCTTTCACGTAAGCTTTACACTAGTTCTATTTGGCTTCTTTTACTAAGAATCGAAGAGGAAGTAACAATTTATAACCCAGGGTAAATCAAAGCAAAATGACACTTTGATAAACACTAGAGCTTATCAATCACAAGGAGACACTGTATCAGATTGCTGAGGAATTCCAGAGCTGCTAGAGTGGctctggcagagcagagccaaggGTCTCTAGGAAAAGCCATGGCTAGCTGAGGGCAGGTGGCGCAGCACCAGAGCCTGGCACCCAGACTGCCAGCTGCCCAGCAACATCCACCAGCAGCCAGAGTATTGCTAAAACACATCCAGGAAGCAGAGaacaaaagggaaaggaaaccaAAGACCAACTCGTGCTAGGAAGCCTCAGCATAAGAGACACACATTGGGTTGCCAATTTCTTCTGAACAGCATTGCTGGGAGTGCAGTGTCTGCATCAGACTGATGAAAACTGAAGTTATGTTTGTAACTAAGATGATAACTGTTAGAATTTTTCCCTAATAGTATGGTTTGgcactgaaaacagaaaagcaaagagATCATGAGATGATAAATCCTATTAACACACCTACTGCATGTTCAAAGGTTTCAGGTTTTTGTTAGGGAGGGTGGGAAGACTGCAACATTTCAGTTCCATGCACACAGCTGAAGCACTAAACCTCTTCTGCATATAACAGAGTGGATAATGAatgtgcaggaaaaaaaaggcgaATGGTGAAATAAAGCTGAAAATTTACCTTTGCTTCTGTTTGTAAACAGATGCAGGAGGAACTAGACAAGCATAATATTTGCTAGTCTGCATAATTACAACAGATGTCTATGTTGGATAAAGTGGCCTGTACAGTAGATATAGAGGCAGTCTAACATacataaataaaatcaaaacacTACTTATTATCAATTTGCTTATGAACAAGAAGACAGCTTATCTGGTGTTTAATATTTATAGCTATACTTACAGCAATATTCATTGCACCCTTGAAAGAAATTCAGATCTACTACTTTAAGCAAAGTGGGCTTCAAAAAACTGGATGTCAGACTATACAAATAAAGTATTAGTTTAGGCATAGTAGACTTTATTTTGGCACTTTaacaaatgctttattttaCAGCAGTGGCACAGCATTTGccagaaattttcttttcttggcaCAGTTATTTCAAGCAGTTATTTTACTAATTGAAGTTCACTAAATATTGCACAAGATATACCTGTTAAATTCTTACCCTGTTTTTACTTGCTGAACTTGTATGGCTTTGAAAAACTTGCCAGTTAAGTAAAAAgcaatatattaaatattttagcaCAGGATAGCATTCGTTGGTTCCTAAATGACCACTGAACTTGGGACAGCAACAAATAAAAGCTGCACAACTCTTATCTGAAGAGCTACCAGATCTTATTTACAATACATTGCCATTTCTGAAAAGCACTTCAGCTTGACATCCTGAACACCTGTATTTTGGGaatctcaaaaataaaaaaccaggAGGTCAGCAGAGCAGAAGACGAAGCCATTTGTCTGTTACAAAGCATAATATAAGGAGGCAGACTGTCGTCttctccctgtgtccctctaTCCAGCACCTATCTAAGGTCTAAGCAACAGACACTTCTCTCTTCTACTCAgaatatttctttcttctcttatGAAGACATTCCACTTGTCTCAACTCTTCTGCTGGAGTCTGAGCAGAACAAACCAAAATTTTTCAAAGGGACCGGGAAAAAACAAACGCGAccaacaaataaaaaacaaatacaCACAGTAAATGAACTGGGGTACTCCTCTGAAATTTACAGTAGGGAAAACAACATTTGCAGGAAGAACAGGCCTGTGTCAACACTGCCATTAAACACAATGCAGAAGTCAAATGTCTCACAGCTAATACACCAGATGCAAGACTAAAACATCCCACTTCGCTCTGCCACCTTAGCAGTAAATCTGGTGTGAGGATCACCCTCATCAACAGCCTTTCTTTTTTGGTCTGGATTTTTAAGATCTACTAGATGTACTCTGTGACATTAAAACATGAGCAAACAGACATAAAATGAAAATCATACAAAAGTATATCACAATAGAATTCTCAGTATTAGGCCACATGATTTATTCAGTAGTGTTTATGTTCCCAAATTACAATTATGTCTATCCATGTAAGACTACAAAAGTTACCATTAGAATTGTCTGTGCTTATAAAATACcaacattttcttttactgttaTATACTCATTAACACCAGTCTGCAACGAGTCACATATAATCATAGGCACTTCAAAGGCTTTAAAGACGTTTACAacttaaatgcatttttaaagaacaaaaatttAAACCTCTACTTGTACCTTCAAATTGCAAATAATTAACAAATACAGTGGCCATAGAAATCTGCAGCAACTTCTCAAAATACTGTTAGAGTCTTTGGGTTTGCTTAAGTTCGTCAGTAGCTTACTACAAATCTTCCTTACAGGAGATTTGTTTAGTAAGAATATGACTATACAGTTTGTAGTAATAATCCAATTTTACACATTAATTGCTGTTACAAATCTCACTGAAGCTACAGGTAAGCTGAGAAACAATGCAAAGTGTAAAATTGATATTCTGACACTTAAATTTATACAAAGTGGAGGTTGAAGTTTACATAGCTGAAAAATTACATTTACACTAAAAGTTACTGTTATCTGAATTATCTGAAGACAAATTGCACCATGACAACTACAAAAAGGCCTTTTTTGGAAACAGataaattaatgaaataaaaactaACTTGTAAGATCAATCTGAGACATGCTGACCAAAATTAAACAACTTTCATTGAACCATAGGATAAAAcaataattttcattattttatatttatgcataaagttttaaaaatcattCAGTGAACATCAATGGTTTTATAAAATAATGCTTTGCCACTGTTATTCACAGAACACTGCAAATGTTAAgttttaattttacatttttaaacgAATATGTGAAAAGTTTTAAATACAATGGGGTTTTATCATAAAGGTGCCATAACGGctctttaatgaaaaaaaaaaacttcattaTTCTAtgcaaaagctttatttaaaaaagtTCAGTGATCTCATAAATAGAGACACTAAATAGGAATTTTATGCATAAAACTCCTTAGTTGGTGCCTTTTGATAGGCAGCACAGGATGGTTTCCGTTCACCAAGGTCGTAACTGCCTTCATCCTTCTTTCTCATGCGATACACCAGCAGCAGGATAAGGAAGattgcaaaaagaaaaccaataaCTCCGCCAGCAATAACAGCTGTAATCAAAGAAACAGAGATTCACAATATGCCAGTAAAACAAGCTTAGCACCATACTTCTTTTTCATCTCACACAGTAAGTTTGCCATTATTTTCAAATTGCAGGAAAGGGCTCCCATTATGCAACTGTCTTCATTATTAGTATCTTGAAATATACTGTCAGAAAGCTTGTTTGCATTCATGAAGGCAATCATTTAAAATTACATTCCACTTACAAGTCAGAGATCCAACAACCCAGTTTTAAAAAAGCTATTAAAGTTTTTTCAAAACCTCAACTAAGATCACCACTAGTACTGCCAGAGCATAAAGCTGTCTTTCAAACTCCTTTTTCAGCAGTTAACATTTTCGACATTAAAAGATTTTGTTACCCTAGCTAAGAAATGGGCTTTTACTTTTCCCTGTCAGTTTTCACTCTGACTATATGCTGAAATAAACTTCCCATTGATCAATAATATGAGAGAACACTTCATGCATTTGTGGGTGTGTGAGAAGTATCAACTCCCAACCAGACTTCAAGAGGAAATCGACATGCTTCCACTGATGTGGATTTAAGGTTATTTCACATTTTGATTCTCATAGGAAGATGTGGTCCAAAACTATGTGATTTTCATGGCTCCCAACTCCCTTTCCAAATACATGGGGGGAAAGTACACCTGTAAAGACTGTCCTTAggccaaaaaaaatctcacaggTAATGAAAACATTAGTGGCCAGCTTGTGCCTCCCTGGGTTATGCATAGACTCTAAATAGAGTCTATATTAGACTATATATTATTATAGAGTCTATAAATAAAGTCTATAGAAATAGACTCTATTTATCTGAAGGGATTTCTGTGCCATAATGGATTGCGCCTATCCATCCCCTTCCATCCACCCATGCCTGCCATGAGCTCCTCCCAAGTAGCACTCATCTGCACCACATCGACCAGACAGCAATGTGCTCTTGGAGGTGAGAAATACATTTCTGCATTACAAGCATGAATCAAATTCCAACTCCTTTTCTGAGCTGTGAAAGCTCCAGATACTCAGCCAGCAGTGTTCAACTTGTGGGCATCATATCAATTTGCAACAGACTTCACTATTAGGTATTTCCCCAAGATGCCCAATTTATTCTCATCAAATCAACCAATGGCTACCCACTATGAATGTGCTTAGTACTAATGTGTTTAATGGTATGAATCTGCCAAGAAAATTCAAATGTTGAGCTTGCATTATTTGATACGGATCCTCtctgttttccattttatttctgGTGAGATAGACCTTGGCAAACTCTGCCTCACCTGCCAGAACTTCTGTTCTCTGGAAGAGGTTTTCTGAGTGCTTCTGAGTGAGCACGTCCGTGTCATCCCCTGGCTCATCGCTCTTTTTCTTGCCATCCACCTCCGGCCTTTCCTCTTTATCAATTTCTTCAGGTGACTGTggcacaaaaaagaaaactgagcATTGCTTACAGAGAGGGCAGAGCACAAGCTGGCACAGTCACTGCCTGCTGTGGGCAGTCACGTAGCTGTGGCTTCATGCACATACTGCACAATACCAACACATAGGAAGCTTTTAGAGCACAGAAAGCTGGTCTAGACATTGTAATTGGATCTATTTGTCGTCATCATGTCAGAATGAAAAACACTGCCCGTAAGTTTAAAACCTCCAAATGTACATTTAGCAAACAGCTCTTAATATTGCCTGTGTTTATCAGAATAACAGCCTCAGAAAGAAATAACAACTCTGAAATTAACAAATCAGACATGTTATATGCAGAACACCTTTGAGAGTAACTTAGACAGTATCATCTATGGTGGTAGAAGGAAACACTAAAATACTTAATGGAACCTGCAGAGTGTTCAAATACAGCCAAACCATACAGCATTCTCTTTTGAGAAGGAAGGTTCCACAAAGATTTTTTAAGTAACTCTTtgagaaatataaaaaaacaTACAGCTCTGACTCAAAAGTATCATGATACATTATTGtgcatctctcttttctttcatgTGAAATCCAGATGTTGCCACACAGACTTCCTAGtaggaatgaaaacaaacatttctgtAGTCATTTAGCAGGCTGTAGTAGTAAGTGAAGTTTAGGGGTGCTTTTTAATCCATATAAATAGAAGACTTAACATCAAACCATCAAAAATGTACAGTGGAATCATTTTAAATGCTCTTGCTCTCCAGCCACGCACCTTTGTTTGTGCAGGCACCTTGGTCTGCATTTTCACTGTGGTGGTCTCAGCCCTGGATGCATCACTAGTTGTCGGTAACTTTGGAACTGTTCTGGATGTTGTTATCACTGCACTAtcctcatcttcctcagcaCCTGGAGACAAAATGTAACACTTCATTGACCTGTGAAATTCTTTCAGACCAATTACATTTTTTTGTTATGACACCACCAAGGTAGAGATGGCTGCACAGCCCACCCTAGGCAAGGGCCTAGATGACAATGCCTGCTAAGACAAAGATGTGTGTGCAAACAGTGCACCCAAACTGCCAGGGTGATACTTGCCCCAAGTGATCCCCTGAAAATGGGAGTGCATCAGCTGGTATAAGTAGCAACCAGGAAATTACCATGACACATCTCAAAAAGAAGAACCCTTCCTGAAAATGGGTATGAAAAAAGCTTTAACACTTGCAATAGGGGCAGAAAGTCTGGAGTGAAGGCAGCAGCCATCAGGCCTGTGTGACATGGGCAGACCCCAGTGCCAGGGGTTCTGATGAGGTCCCATGGCatcaggggctctgctggagcttgGCAGGGCCACCCCCCACCTGTGGTTACCCTCAGCAGCTAcctccagcttccccagagccACCATGGCACCCCCAGAAGCCACACCCTGGGGTGCAGAGTCTCCTCCTGGGCGTGGCAGGAGGTGTTGGTGGGCCCCAGCTCATATGGGGGTACCCAAGTCTCCAACAGCCAGGGGGTGTGGACAGAGGGTCCTGCACACTCAGACAAGGGGAGCTTCCACACCCATGGCCTGTGAGAGGGGTGGCTGTGAGCACGTGACACACACTGGATCAGTTACAGAAAGTGATTTAGAAATTTATAGTTGCTTGTTACCATTTGATAAATGGCACGTATTGTGGTTGTCTGTTGTACTGTTGATATTAAGCCTGAAAGTACAGTTCAGTGATTGCTAGTTAATTACATACCATAAATAAATCAATACATTTCTTTATCCTTACTTAAACCATATGAACTGAACAGTTTTTGCCTGTCATATACTGCTTCAACAGAATTTCTCTTCTACAGCACATCTGTTGAATTCAGTTTTATCTACAGGAGGATTACTACTACTTTATGTTTCAGTCACTAGGAATTCACATGGCTTTAAACTCCACATAATTCAGAAGCTCTTTTCTTTTGAACTGAGTAAGAGGACAAAAAACTCCCTAAAGATTACCTTAAATTTAATTTCCTCTACATTCAAAGCCGTGCTGGAGTATGAAGGCTCCTTTAGAATAAGGTAATGGACATGTCTAATAAATATCCTTTAGTGATGGTGAAAGGAAGAAGACACAGGAAAGAGACGAAATTATTAGCAAAgcctgaaagaggaaaaaagaattgGCCCATTCTTGGACCACTCCTTAGGAATCTCAATGTGTTCTGCTCGTTACAAGCACCGGTTGCCCAAGTAACCCCTGGGTAATAAATCTAGCAAATGTGCATAAGAATAGTTCCTAACAAATAAAACGCTCCTACAACAGAATAGTATGACTCACTCATTCCaaactgattttttaatttgtttttttaaagaaagaagacAGGCTGAAAATTTGAGCACAATAATGATGTTTTGAAGTCATGATCAAGAATTACACACATCTGGCATTTAAAGGAGAGACATTAACAAGACAACACCTAAAACAATCTCTGTATggtagaaaagaaaatttagaatcatttaaaaaaagatacTGGCACAGAACAGTACTGGGAAAAAAGCTTTCAGAGATACCAAAATTACAACACAACTTCTAGAATAAAGACCTCACAACAAGAATCAAGTATTTTCCTGAAATGCAACTCTAAGATCAAAAAATCAACATCCTGCTTCAAAACAGAGGTGTGGAAAGGCATCCAACAGGAAAATTTTTCTGGCTCTGATTCAAGAGTTTTCTTTGAGAAATAATGGCTCCCTGGATAGCTCAACCTACTTTATCTTCTGAAGTTCCTCCATATTACACAAAGCTTTCACAGGCAAGGAAATTAAAATTGATTATCAGATTACAGATCTGATAAAACACATCTTCAGAGTacagaaatgtattttcttctttttatgaAATGAAAAGTCCTACTTAATCACAACTGCTCCTCCAAATCCTTAAATGCCACCTTTGCTTCAGGCAATTTTGTGtctgccagacataatggagaGCGATACAGCCTGAACCCCTTTGGCTAAGGAGGGTGCAGATCCATGGTTCTCTCAACAATGGGCAACTAACTAATCTAATCCCTGGACTAGTCACTGGATTTGCACCACAGGTACCCAGCTCTTCTTCCATACAGCCTCAGTGGAATTCTGACAATCCCCAAAAAGTTGAAGCAACTATCATTTAGGCTTAATTTGGGTACCAGCTAAGACACATCCCCCATGGTTCCTGCTTTCTAGTTAGCTTTATCTAAACAGGTCTCTGCTTGGCATAGAATAGATCTAAACAAGGAAGACACTTCCCTTGCTGAACTGACAGTAGTATTTTTAGAATTACCTGTAAATAGGACTCAgagaccaaaaaaaaccactcaCTAGTCCTCTCCAGAACATAGCAACAGCATTTCACACAGTATCATGTTCCctaaaaagcacaaaaaagacCTTCACTAAATCCAAGTAAGactggaaagaaaaagcctACAGTGTCATGAGTGTGACTTCCAAGTAGGTTGTCAAGAGGAATACTGTGAAATGGTTGGAGTATAAGAACTtacttcttcctctggaaaatatCACTGTTACTAAAGCTGGTTTCTGGATTTGGTCCACACAGAT
This genomic window from Zonotrichia albicollis isolate bZonAlb1 chromosome 1, bZonAlb1.hap1, whole genome shotgun sequence contains:
- the SDC2 gene encoding syndecan-2, translated to MRGVWLALTVSFVACASGQPRADLTSDKDLYLDNSSVEEASGVYPIDDDDYSSGSGSGAEEDEDSAVITTSRTVPKLPTTSDASRAETTTVKMQTKVPAQTKSPEEIDKEERPEVDGKKKSDEPGDDTDVLTQKHSENLFQRTEVLAAVIAGGVIGFLFAIFLILLLVYRMRKKDEGSYDLGERKPSCAAYQKAPTKEFYA